Genomic window (Brevibacterium paucivorans):
GTGAGGTGACTAACTGTTTCAAGCATAACCTTAGGGCCCGCGCATTGTGTGAAGCGCGGGCCCTAAGATCTTCGTAACTGTGAGCTATGTGGTTAAACGATTTGCTTCTTCAAGCGACGGCGTTCGCGTTCTGACAGCCCACCCCAAATACCAAAACGTTCGTCGTTTGCGAGCGCATATTCCAAGCATTCGCTACGCACTTCGCACGACGCGCACACGCGCTTAGCCTCGCGCGTTGAACCACCCTTTTCCGGGAAGAAGGCCTCTGGATCTGTTTGCGCGCACAGTGCTTGGTCTTGCCACGCAACGTCATCGTCAGCTTCACCCAAAAGAAGTTGCAGCGGCGATACGCTTGCAACAGATGGACTTCCGCTTATTGGTAAAAGTTCTGCTGGATCTACGTCGAGTGGATCTGCCGTGGTTCCCGGCGCGCCCTGCGGATCAACGAACCAGTCGTGAGCTGTTCGGCTACGCACGCCAGGCGTTTGAGTGCGCAGACTCTCTACGTACTTACGCGCTTCTGACACGTGTTTCCCCTTTCCTCGGCGGCTCTCGCCACCATGTTCCCCACTAAAATTACACGCGTGTCATTACGGTTTCGTCAAGTGCGCAAGTGATATATGTAGGTCGCCAGAAGGAGTATTAGAACAGACGTTCACTCACTCATCGCCGTATGCCACTACATCTAGTGGTCACGCGACACTCGAGGCACTACTTGCTGTGCTTGGGCGTGTCGGTTGAAGAATCTAACATTTTTTTCGGCGCACGGCGTGAATGAGACGTTTGCTCCCACCTCTTTGAGAAAATGGGCGCGAGCGCACTCACGCACACGATCGACAACTAGGTACGCATGAACTCACTTCTCACCGCCCTGTCCTTGAACCCTGGAACCATTACACAGGGGGCAGACTTAGCGCGCATTTT
Coding sequences:
- a CDS encoding WhiB family transcriptional regulator, encoding MQLLLGEADDDVAWQDQALCAQTDPEAFFPEKGGSTREAKRVCASCEVRSECLEYALANDERFGIWGGLSERERRRLKKQIV